GTCGTCGCCGACCCCGCTGCCCGGCGCCTGACCGAACGGCCCGTGGGCTCAGCGTGAGCCGCGGGTCCGCTCGACGCTGTCCGGCCCGAGGATCACCGCGCGGACCTGGTCCTCCACCTCGGCGGTGCAGACGAAGATCAGCTCGTCGCCGGCCTCGATCGGGTCGTCCGGGCTGGGCACCAGGACCCGCTTGCCACGCAGGATCGCCACCAGCGCGGAGTCGCGGGGCAGCGGCACGGCGTGGATCGGCTGACCGACGTAGGGCGCGGTCGGCGGCAGGGTGATCTCGACCAGGTTCGCCTCACCCTGGCGGAAGGTCATCAGCCGGACCAGGTCGCCGACGGTGACGGCCTCCTCGACCAGCGCGGCCATCACCCGCGGCTTGCTCACCGCGACGTCGACGCCCCACTGTTCGGTGAACAGCCACTCGTTCTCGGCCCGGTTGACCCGGGCCACCACGCGCGGCACCGCGAACTCGGTCTTGGCCAGCAGCGACAGCACCAGGTTGGTCTTGTCGTCGCCGGTCGCCGCGACCACCACGTCGCACCCGGCGATGTTGGCCTCCTCCAGGCTGGCCACCTCGCACGCGTCGGCGAGCACCCACTCGGCCGCCGGCACCCGGTCCGGGCGCAGCATCTTGGGTTGGCGTTCGATCAGCATCACCTGGTGGCCGTTGTCGATCAGCTCCTGGGCGATCGAGCGGCCCACGTTGCCCGCGCCCGCGATGGCGACCCGCATGGCTCAGTGCCCCCCTTCCGGCGGCGCCGCCGCCACCGACGTGACCGTCGCCACGATGTCATCGCTGACCAGCATGAACACCTGGTCACCCTCCTGTACGACGGTGGAGCCGGTGGGCAGCGTGCCGATGCCGAAGCGGATCAGGTAGGCGACCCGTGCGCCGGACGCCTCCTCCAGTGTGCGCAACGACCGGCCGATCCAGTCCTTGTGGACCGGCACCTCGACGATCGACACGGTGCTCGTGGGGTCGCGGAAGATCTCCACGTTGCCCTCCGGCACCAGGTGCCGCAGCATCCGGTCGGCAGTCCAGCGCACTGTCGCGACGGTGGGGATGCCCAGCCGCTCGTAGACCTGCGCCCGGCGCTGGTCGTAGATGCGGGCGGCGACCCGGGACACGCCGAACGTCTCGCGGGCCAGCCGCGCCGAGATGATGTTGGAGTTGTCGCCGCTCGACACCGCCGCGAAGGCGTCCGCGCGCTCGATGCCGGCCTGTCGGAGAACCTCGCCGTCGAAGCCGGCCCCGGTCACCGTGATCCCGGCGAAGTCGGGGCCGAGCCGGCGGAACGCGTCGGCGTCCTGGTCGATCACCGCCACCGAGTGCCCTCGGGACTCCAGGCTGTGCGCGAGGGTCGACCCGACCCGGCCACATCCCATGATCACGACGTGCACGCTGTCCCTCCCAAGGTGCGTACCGCCCCCGCTTCCGGTGGCCTCCGAGTGCGAGCCTGCCACGTCCCGGCGGGAAGCGGGGACCGACCGTACCCCCGTCGTCGTGAGCAGCCGTGATCGCCCACCCCCGCGCCCCCGCCGTGGTGGTCGTACCCTTGGCGTTCGTGGCCAGTCCCACCTCGCTGCTGAAGCGGCTCCTCCTCGGTCGACCGTTCCGGTCCGACCGGCTCCAGCACACCCTCCTGCCGAAGCGCATCGCGCTGCCCGTGTTCGCCTCCGACGCGCTGTCCAGCGTCGCGTACGCGCCCGACGAGATCCTGCTCACCCTCTCCATCGCCGGCGCCTCGGCGTTCCTGTTCTCTCCATGGATCGCGCTGGCAGTGGTCGTGGTGATGCTCACCGTGGTGGCCAGCTACCGGCAGAACGTGTACGCCTACCCGTCCGGCGGTGGCGACTACGAGGTGGCCACTGTCAACCTGGGCCCGAAGTTCGGCGTCGGGGTGGCCAGTGCGCTGCTGGTCGACTACGTGCTCACGGTGGCGGTGTCGGTCTCCTCCGGGGTGGCCAACCTCGGCTCGGTGGTGCCGTTCGTGGCCACCCACAAGGTCCTGATCGCGGTGATCGCGGTGGTGCTGCTGACCGCTGTCAACCTGCGCGGGCTGCGCGAGTCGGGCACGGCGTTCGCCATCCCCACCTACGGTTTCGTGATCGTGATGCTCGGGATGCTGCTCACCGGGCTGTTCCGGGTCTTCGTGCTGGGCGACGACCTCCGTGCACCGAGCGCCGACCTGGTGATCCAGGCCGAGCACAGCGTGACCGGGTTCGCGCTCATCTTCCTGCTGCTGCGGACGTTCAGCTCGGGCGCCGCCGCGCTCACCGGCGTGGAGGCGATCTCCAACGGTGTGCCGGCGTTCAAGGCCCCGAAGAGCCGCAACGCCGCCACCACCCTGCTGCTGCTCGGCACCATCTCGGTGAGCATGCTGGTCGGGATCATCTGGCTGGCCCGGCTGACCCACCTGCAGTTTGTCGAGGACCCGGCCCTGCAGATCGTCTCCGGCCCCGAGGGGTACGTGCAGAAGACCGTCACCACCCAGCTCGGTGAGACGGTCTTCGGGTCCGGGTCGATCCTGCTCTACGTGCTGGCCGGGGTGACCGCCCTGATCCTGTTCCTGGCCGCGAACACCGCGTTCAACGGGTTCCCGGTGCTCGGCTCGATCCTCGCGCAGGACCGCTACCTGCCCCGCCAGTTCCACACCCGCGGCGACCGGCTGGCGTTCTCCAACGGCATCACCTTCCTCGCCCTCTTCGCGATCGTGCTGATCGTCGGCTTCCAGGCCGAGGTGACGAAGCTGATCCAGCTCTACATCGTCGGGGTCTTCGTCTCGTTCACCGTCTCCCAGGCCGGCATGATCCGGCACTGGAACCGGCACCTGCGGACCGAGCGGGACCCGGAGGCGCGCCGCAAGATGTACCGGTCCCGGGCGATCAACACGTTCGGCATGGGCCTGACCGGCACGGTGCTGGTGATCGTCCTGGTCACGAAGTTCCTGCTCGGCGCCTGGATCGCGATCGCCGCGATGGCGGTGATCTACGTGCTGATGCTGGCCATCCGCCGGCACTACGACCGGATCGCCGTCGAGCTGACCCCGCCGGACGAGGGCCGGGCCACGCTGCCCGCCCGCAACCACGCGATCGTGCTGGTCAGCAAACTGCACCAGCCGACACTGCGGGCCATCGCCTACGCCCGGGCCACCCGGCCGGACACGCTGACCGCAGTGACCGTCAACGTGGACGACAAGGACACCCGGGACCTGCAGGCCGACTGGGAGCGGCGGGAGATGGCCATCCCGCTCACCGTGATCGACTCGCCGTACCGGGAGATCACCCGCCCGATCCTGGACTTCGTCGCCTCCACCCGCCGCAAGTCACCCCGCGACGTGGTCACCGTCTTCATCCCGGAGTACGTGGTCGGCCGCTGGTGGGAGAACCTGCTGCACAACCAGAGCGCCCTGCGCCTCAAGGGCCGACTGCTCTTCGAACCGGGGGTGATGGTGGTCAGCGTGCCGTGGCAGCTCGCGTCGACAGCGAGCAAGAACCTGGACCGGCTGGACGCCACACTGTCCCGGACACCGGCACGGGGGCCGCGCGGCACCGTGCCGCCGCTGGTCTCCGCACCGCCGGTGGTTTCTCCGCCGCCGCCCGGTGAGGGCGGCCCGGCGGACCGCGCAACGGAAGGAAACGGCCGTGACTGAGTCGGGCGGACAGCGAACCGCGACAACCCCGGTGCCACCGGCACCCGAGCGTGGGCTGGCCGAGGCGGAACGGGTCGAGCTGACCGTGGACGCGGTCGCCCCCGGCGGGCACTGCGTGGCACGGGTGGACGGGCAGGTCGTCTTCGTCCGGCACGCGCTGCCCGGTGAACGGGTCATCGCCGAGGTCACCGAGGTGCACCGGGGGTTCGTCCGGGCCGACGCGGTGACGGTGCTGGACCCCTCACCGGACCGGGTCGAGCCGCCCTGCCCGTACGCCAGGCCGGGCGCGTGTGGCGGCTGCGACCTGCAACACGTCGCCCCGGACGCGCAACTGGCCTGGAAGACCGCAGTGGTGCGCGAGCAGTTGGTCCGCCTCGGCGGGCTGACCGACGCCGAGCTGGACAAGCTCGGCGTCCGGGTCGAGGCGCTGCCCGGCGGGCTGCTCGGCTGGCGCTCCCGGGTCCGGTACGCCGTGGACGCCGCGGACCGGGCCGGTCTGCTCAAGCACCGGTCGCACGAGGTGGTGCCGATCGACCGCTGCCGGATCGCCCACCCGGCCATCCAGCAGCTGCCGGTGCTCACCGAGCGCTGGCCGGCCGCCGAGGGGGTCGAGACGATCGCCAGCACCGGCGGGGACGTGACCGTCACGGAGATCCGCGACGGGGTGCCCACCCTGGTGAGCGGGCCGACCGAGGTCCGCGAGGTGGCCGCCGGACGGGACTGGACGCTGCCCGCGTCCGCGTTCTGGCAGGTGCACCCGGCCGCGGCGGACACCCTCTGCGCGGCGGTGCTGGACCTGCTGGACCCACAGCCGGGCGAGACCGGATGGGACCTCTACGGCGGCGCTGGGCTGTTCGCCGCGGCCCTCGCCGGACGGGTCGGCGACGCCCGGATCACCCTGGTCGAGTCGAGCCGGGACGGGGTGGACGCGGCCCGGGCCAACCTGGCCGACCTGCCCCAGGTCGAGGTGGTCGCCGCCCGGGTGGAGACCGCGCTGACCCGCCGACGGATCACCGGCCCGGTCGACGTGGTGGTGCTCGACCCGCCGCGCTCCGGCGCGGGCGCCCAGGTGGTGCGTGACATCGTCGCCGCCGGCCCGCGAGCGGTCGCGTACGTGGCCTGTGACCCGGCGGCCTTCGCCCGGGACGTCCGCACCTTCACCGAGCTCGGTTGGCGGCTGGCGGCGCTGCGGGGCTTCGACCTGTTCCCGATGACACAGCACGTCGAGCAGGTGGGGCTGCTGCTCCCGCCGCGGATCGCGCTCTGACCAGGGGCTCAGCCGACCCGCACGGCCCGGGCCTCTCGGCCCAGGCTGCGGAGTACCGGGCGGCCGATAGACTCTCCGGTCATGAGTGTTGAAGAGGACACGGCCAACCACGGCCGGCTGCTGGGGACGGTACGCGGTCCGCAGGACGTCAAGCGGATGTCGGGCGAGGAGCTGGACGTCCTCGCCGCCGAGATCCGGGACTTCCTGATCGCCAAGGTCTCCCGCACCGGCGGGCACGTCGGGCCCAACCTCGGTGTGGTCGAGCTGACGCTGGCCATGCACCGCGTCTTCGACTCGCCCCGGGACCGGCTCCTGTTCGACACCGGCCACCAGGCGTACGTGCACAAGATCCTCACCGGGCGCCAGGCCGGCTTCGACAAGCTCCGTCAGCGCGGTGGCCTCTCCGGCTACCCCAGCCAGGCGGAGAGCGAGCACGACCTCATCGAGAACTCGCACGCCTCCACCGCGCTCTCCTACGCCGACGGCCTCGCCAAGGCGTACGCGCTGCGTGGTGAGGCCCGCAGCGTCGTGGCCGTGGTCGGCGACGGCGCGCTCACCGGTGGCATGTGCTGGGAGGCGCTGAACAACATCGCCACCGCCGGCAACTCCCTCGTGATCGTGGTCAACGACAACGGCCGGTCCTACTCGCCGACCATCGGCGGGCTGGCCGACCACCTCTCCTCGCTGCGGCTCAACCCCGGCTACGAGAAGGTCCTCGACACCGTCAAGGACGCCCTCGGCTCCACGCCGCTGGTCGGCAAGCCGATGTACGAGGTGCTGCACGCAGTCAAGAAGGGCATCAAGGACGCGGTTGCCCCGCAGGCCATGTTCGAGGACCTGGGCATCAAGTACGTGGGCCCGGTGGACGGGCACGACGTGGCGGCCGTCGAGGCGGCGCTGCGCGCGGCGAAGAACTTCGGCGGCCCGGTGATCGTGCACGCGGTCACCCGCAAGGGCTACGGCTACCGCCCGGCCGAGGAGGACGAGGCGGACTGCCTGCACGGCCCGAGCAGCGCCTTCGACGTCGAGACCGGCGCGCTGCTGGCCGCCCCGTCGGTGAAGTGGACGCACGTCTTCGCCGACGAGCTGCTGGCCGTCGCCGACGAGCGGCCGGACGTGGTGGGCATCACCGCCGCGATGGCCGAGCCGACCGGCATCGCCAAGCTGGCCCGCAAGTACCCCGAGCGGGTGTACGACGTGGGCATCGCCGAGCAGCACGCCGCCACCTCGGCGGCCGGGTTGGCGCTCGGCGGTCTGCACCCGGTGGTCGCGGTCTACGCCACCTTCCTCAACCGCGCC
This portion of the Micromonospora zamorensis genome encodes:
- a CDS encoding potassium channel family protein; the protein is MRVAIAGAGNVGRSIAQELIDNGHQVMLIERQPKMLRPDRVPAAEWVLADACEVASLEEANIAGCDVVVAATGDDKTNLVLSLLAKTEFAVPRVVARVNRAENEWLFTEQWGVDVAVSKPRVMAALVEEAVTVGDLVRLMTFRQGEANLVEITLPPTAPYVGQPIHAVPLPRDSALVAILRGKRVLVPSPDDPIEAGDELIFVCTAEVEDQVRAVILGPDSVERTRGSR
- a CDS encoding potassium channel family protein, translated to MHVVIMGCGRVGSTLAHSLESRGHSVAVIDQDADAFRRLGPDFAGITVTGAGFDGEVLRQAGIERADAFAAVSSGDNSNIISARLARETFGVSRVAARIYDQRRAQVYERLGIPTVATVRWTADRMLRHLVPEGNVEIFRDPTSTVSIVEVPVHKDWIGRSLRTLEEASGARVAYLIRFGIGTLPTGSTVVQEGDQVFMLVSDDIVATVTSVAAAPPEGGH
- a CDS encoding APC family permease, with the translated sequence MASPTSLLKRLLLGRPFRSDRLQHTLLPKRIALPVFASDALSSVAYAPDEILLTLSIAGASAFLFSPWIALAVVVVMLTVVASYRQNVYAYPSGGGDYEVATVNLGPKFGVGVASALLVDYVLTVAVSVSSGVANLGSVVPFVATHKVLIAVIAVVLLTAVNLRGLRESGTAFAIPTYGFVIVMLGMLLTGLFRVFVLGDDLRAPSADLVIQAEHSVTGFALIFLLLRTFSSGAAALTGVEAISNGVPAFKAPKSRNAATTLLLLGTISVSMLVGIIWLARLTHLQFVEDPALQIVSGPEGYVQKTVTTQLGETVFGSGSILLYVLAGVTALILFLAANTAFNGFPVLGSILAQDRYLPRQFHTRGDRLAFSNGITFLALFAIVLIVGFQAEVTKLIQLYIVGVFVSFTVSQAGMIRHWNRHLRTERDPEARRKMYRSRAINTFGMGLTGTVLVIVLVTKFLLGAWIAIAAMAVIYVLMLAIRRHYDRIAVELTPPDEGRATLPARNHAIVLVSKLHQPTLRAIAYARATRPDTLTAVTVNVDDKDTRDLQADWERREMAIPLTVIDSPYREITRPILDFVASTRRKSPRDVVTVFIPEYVVGRWWENLLHNQSALRLKGRLLFEPGVMVVSVPWQLASTASKNLDRLDATLSRTPARGPRGTVPPLVSAPPVVSPPPPGEGGPADRATEGNGRD
- a CDS encoding class I SAM-dependent RNA methyltransferase; translation: MPPAPERGLAEAERVELTVDAVAPGGHCVARVDGQVVFVRHALPGERVIAEVTEVHRGFVRADAVTVLDPSPDRVEPPCPYARPGACGGCDLQHVAPDAQLAWKTAVVREQLVRLGGLTDAELDKLGVRVEALPGGLLGWRSRVRYAVDAADRAGLLKHRSHEVVPIDRCRIAHPAIQQLPVLTERWPAAEGVETIASTGGDVTVTEIRDGVPTLVSGPTEVREVAAGRDWTLPASAFWQVHPAAADTLCAAVLDLLDPQPGETGWDLYGGAGLFAAALAGRVGDARITLVESSRDGVDAARANLADLPQVEVVAARVETALTRRRITGPVDVVVLDPPRSGAGAQVVRDIVAAGPRAVAYVACDPAAFARDVRTFTELGWRLAALRGFDLFPMTQHVEQVGLLLPPRIAL
- the dxs gene encoding 1-deoxy-D-xylulose-5-phosphate synthase, which produces MSVEEDTANHGRLLGTVRGPQDVKRMSGEELDVLAAEIRDFLIAKVSRTGGHVGPNLGVVELTLAMHRVFDSPRDRLLFDTGHQAYVHKILTGRQAGFDKLRQRGGLSGYPSQAESEHDLIENSHASTALSYADGLAKAYALRGEARSVVAVVGDGALTGGMCWEALNNIATAGNSLVIVVNDNGRSYSPTIGGLADHLSSLRLNPGYEKVLDTVKDALGSTPLVGKPMYEVLHAVKKGIKDAVAPQAMFEDLGIKYVGPVDGHDVAAVEAALRAAKNFGGPVIVHAVTRKGYGYRPAEEDEADCLHGPSSAFDVETGALLAAPSVKWTHVFADELLAVADERPDVVGITAAMAEPTGIAKLARKYPERVYDVGIAEQHAATSAAGLALGGLHPVVAVYATFLNRAFDQVLLDVAMHKLPVTFVLDRAGITGPDGPSHYGIWDMSVFGVVPGLRIAAPRDAATLREELREAVAVDDGPTVVRFPTGAVAADLPALRRVGPVDVLAESARTDVLLVAVGSFGQLGMEVAARVAEQGYGVTVVDPRWVRPVPAELVDLAARHRLVVSVEDGVRVGGVGDALAQAMRDADVRVPLKDLGVPAEWHPHGTRAQILADLGLTAQDVARNVTGWISGLDATPDRLTPSDAAAQN